In the Rhizobium sp. CB3090 genome, one interval contains:
- a CDS encoding NAD(P)/FAD-dependent oxidoreductase, which yields MMCAIRAGQRGRSVAVLDHAAAPGEKIRISGGGRCNFTNIHAGPKNFLSANPHFAKSALARFTPRDFLTMVESHGIAWHEKTLGQLFCDNSAKDIIRMLTDEMRAAGVELRLRTEIAAIDPVAGGGYRVATSEGALETTSLVVATGGKSIPKMGATGFAYRIAEQFGLPLVETRPGLVPLTLDPQLLQRLAPLAGIAAPAEIRHGKTAFREALLFTHRGLSGPAILQISSYWREGDEITVAIEPDIDIFITLKTARQANGRQSAQTALAEILPKRLAQHFAEGEGMSGNMADQPDKRLQQLAAAVQAWPVKPSGSEGYRTAEVTLGGLDTACLDSKTMQVKTIPGLFFIGECVDVTGWLGGYNFQWAWASGHVAGEAA from the coding sequence ATGATGTGCGCCATCCGCGCCGGCCAGCGCGGGCGCTCCGTCGCGGTGCTCGACCATGCCGCCGCGCCCGGCGAGAAGATCCGGATTTCCGGCGGCGGCCGCTGCAATTTCACCAACATTCATGCCGGCCCGAAGAACTTTCTCTCCGCCAATCCGCATTTCGCCAAGTCGGCACTAGCGCGCTTCACGCCAAGGGATTTCCTCACCATGGTCGAAAGCCATGGCATCGCCTGGCATGAAAAGACGCTCGGTCAGCTCTTCTGCGACAACAGCGCCAAAGACATCATCCGCATGCTGACCGACGAGATGCGGGCGGCCGGCGTGGAACTGCGGCTGCGTACCGAAATCGCCGCCATCGACCCGGTTGCCGGCGGGGGCTACCGGGTCGCCACGTCGGAGGGTGCCTTGGAGACCACTTCTCTGGTCGTCGCCACTGGCGGCAAGTCGATCCCGAAAATGGGAGCCACCGGCTTTGCCTATCGCATCGCCGAGCAATTCGGCCTGCCGCTCGTCGAGACCCGCCCCGGCCTCGTGCCGCTGACTCTCGATCCCCAGCTTCTTCAGCGCCTGGCGCCACTTGCCGGCATTGCCGCACCTGCCGAAATCCGCCATGGCAAGACAGCATTTCGCGAAGCCCTACTTTTCACTCATCGCGGCTTGAGCGGTCCGGCAATCCTGCAGATTTCCTCCTACTGGCGGGAGGGCGACGAGATCACCGTCGCGATCGAGCCCGATATCGACATTTTCATCACCTTGAAAACCGCTCGGCAAGCCAATGGCCGGCAATCGGCGCAGACGGCCCTGGCAGAAATATTGCCGAAGCGGCTGGCGCAGCATTTCGCCGAGGGAGAGGGCATGTCGGGCAATATGGCCGATCAGCCCGACAAACGCCTGCAGCAACTGGCCGCCGCGGTCCAAGCCTGGCCGGTCAAGCCGTCGGGTTCCGAAGGATATCGAACGGCGGAAGTCACGCTTGGCGGCCTCGATACCGCTTGCCTCGATTCGAAGACGATGCAGGTGAAAACCATCCCCGGCCTCTTTTTCATCGGCGAATGCGTCGACGTTACCGGCTGGCTCGGAGGCTATAATTTTCAGTGGGCCTGGGCCTCGGGTCATGTCGCGGGCGAAGCGGCTTGA
- a CDS encoding LysR family transcriptional regulator, with protein sequence MKNATWDSYQLFLDVARGGGLTGAASSSGLSPATIGRRMLELESRIGRLLFQRSQTGYVLTGDGQELFDQLLEMEAAARKIESWQRDAQGAAIVRIAAGTWVGWLLSQNMPSICSERDGFRIDLHLAERRASLAHRESDIGIRAFEPEEINLAAVKTGDVAYAAYQARNMRFAGPRRWIAVTEEDAISAYLRWPHQNQREAIAVTVNRPRSLYDLVLAGAGIAVLPCFVGDLEPRLERVGEEVASLRHGQWIIMNDADRHRREIRTVVDRMTRLLKSHADLFAGNRPTYV encoded by the coding sequence ATGAAAAATGCGACCTGGGATTCCTACCAACTCTTTCTCGATGTCGCCCGCGGCGGCGGGCTGACGGGCGCTGCATCTTCAAGCGGGTTGAGCCCGGCAACGATCGGCCGGCGCATGCTGGAATTGGAGAGCCGGATCGGGCGCTTGCTCTTCCAGCGAAGCCAGACGGGCTATGTGCTGACCGGCGACGGCCAGGAATTGTTCGACCAACTGCTGGAGATGGAAGCGGCCGCGCGTAAGATCGAAAGCTGGCAGCGCGATGCCCAAGGCGCGGCAATCGTCCGGATCGCGGCCGGAACCTGGGTCGGCTGGCTGCTCAGCCAGAACATGCCGTCGATCTGTTCCGAGCGCGACGGCTTTCGCATTGATCTCCACCTTGCCGAACGCCGTGCCAGCCTCGCCCATCGCGAAAGCGACATCGGCATCCGTGCTTTCGAGCCGGAAGAGATCAATTTGGCTGCCGTCAAGACCGGCGATGTTGCGTATGCCGCCTATCAGGCGCGCAACATGCGCTTCGCCGGGCCGAGGCGCTGGATCGCCGTCACGGAAGAGGATGCGATCTCCGCCTATCTGCGCTGGCCGCATCAGAACCAGCGCGAGGCGATCGCGGTGACCGTCAATCGGCCGCGCTCCCTCTACGATCTCGTCCTTGCGGGAGCCGGCATCGCCGTTCTTCCTTGCTTTGTCGGGGATCTGGAGCCTCGGCTGGAACGGGTCGGCGAGGAGGTCGCATCGCTGCGTCATGGACAGTGGATCATCATGAATGACGCCGATCGCCACCGCCGAGAAATCCGCACGGTGGTCGATCGCATGACCCGCCTGCTGAAGAGCCATGCCGATCTCTTCGCCGGCAACCGCCCGACTTACGTATGA
- a CDS encoding ABC transporter permease subunit: MSRWSRFNIISVTLGLAFLYLPILLLVIYSFNASRLVTVWGGFSTQWYSHLLRNNDMLNAAWLTVRIAVFSATIATVLGTLAALTLVRYTRFRGRILFSGMIYAPLVMPDVITGLSLLLLFVTAGLDRGFWTIVMAHTTLTMCFVAVVVQSRLLSFDRSIEEAALDLGAPPVRTFFEITLPIIAPAVFSGWVLALTLSLDDLVIATFASGAGAKTLPMLIYSQVKLGVTPEINAICTILIGVVTVGVICASLVTKRREVQRQRDEQAAAAA, encoded by the coding sequence ATGAGCCGCTGGTCTCGCTTCAATATCATTTCCGTGACACTCGGCCTTGCCTTCCTGTATTTGCCGATCCTGCTGCTGGTCATCTATTCGTTCAACGCGTCGCGGCTGGTCACGGTCTGGGGTGGCTTCTCGACGCAATGGTATAGCCATCTGCTTCGAAACAATGACATGCTCAACGCCGCCTGGCTGACCGTGCGCATCGCCGTGTTTTCGGCGACGATCGCCACCGTGCTCGGCACACTGGCGGCGCTGACGCTGGTGCGTTACACGCGCTTTCGCGGTCGCATCCTGTTTTCCGGCATGATCTATGCGCCGCTGGTCATGCCCGACGTCATCACCGGCCTGTCGCTGCTGCTGCTCTTCGTCACCGCCGGCCTCGATCGCGGTTTCTGGACGATCGTCATGGCGCATACGACGCTGACCATGTGCTTCGTCGCGGTCGTGGTGCAATCCAGGCTTTTGAGCTTCGATCGCTCGATCGAGGAGGCGGCGCTCGATCTTGGTGCGCCGCCGGTGCGTACCTTTTTCGAGATCACGCTGCCGATCATCGCGCCGGCCGTATTCTCCGGCTGGGTGCTGGCGCTGACGCTGTCGCTCGACGACCTGGTGATCGCCACATTTGCTTCGGGGGCAGGCGCCAAGACATTGCCGATGCTGATCTACAGCCAGGTGAAGCTCGGCGTGACGCCTGAGATCAACGCCATCTGCACCATCCTGATCGGCGTCGTCACCGTCGGCGTCATCTGCGCCTCGCTCGTGACCAAGCGCCGCGAAGTGCAGCGCCAGAGGGACGAGCAGGCGGCGGCTGCGGCGTAG
- a CDS encoding ABC transporter ATP-binding protein yields the protein MKSLGNIRRSFAPWADPTARPYISFKNVTKKFGDFTAVANLSLDIYNREFFALLGASGCGKSTLLRMLAGFEQPTTGEIVLDGQNLAGTPPYRRPVNMMFQSYALFPHMTVEKNIAFGLRQDGMPKAEIAERVAQMLKLVKLEQFAKRKPNQLSGGQRQRVALARSIAKRPKVLLLDEPLGALDKKLREETQFELMDLQQSLGLTFVVVTHDQEEAMTMADRIAVMSHGRVVQVATPAEIYEAPNSRFVADFIGDVNILDGNVTRANGGTVEIAVDNGFTLRTATGEMPIEGSRAGFAIRPEKLRVTPRPPANASVNAAEGEIWDIAYLGDMTVFHVKLKSGQVVKASSLNAVRAVEEPFAYDQDVWVSFDENAGVLLKD from the coding sequence ATGAAGTCTCTTGGTAACATCCGGCGTTCCTTCGCGCCGTGGGCCGATCCTACGGCAAGGCCTTATATTTCCTTCAAGAACGTCACCAAGAAGTTCGGCGATTTCACCGCCGTCGCCAATCTTTCCCTGGATATCTACAACCGCGAATTCTTCGCCCTGCTCGGCGCATCTGGCTGCGGCAAATCCACGTTGCTGCGCATGTTGGCAGGCTTCGAACAGCCGACGACGGGCGAGATCGTCCTCGACGGCCAGAACCTTGCGGGCACGCCGCCCTATCGCCGTCCCGTCAACATGATGTTCCAATCCTATGCGCTTTTCCCGCACATGACGGTGGAAAAAAACATCGCCTTCGGGCTGCGCCAGGACGGCATGCCGAAAGCGGAGATCGCCGAGCGCGTCGCACAGATGTTGAAGCTCGTGAAGCTGGAGCAATTTGCCAAGCGCAAGCCGAACCAGCTCTCCGGCGGCCAGCGCCAGCGTGTGGCGCTCGCCCGCTCGATCGCCAAGCGGCCGAAGGTGCTGCTGCTCGACGAACCGCTCGGCGCGCTCGACAAGAAGCTGCGCGAGGAGACCCAGTTCGAGCTGATGGACCTGCAGCAGAGCCTCGGCCTTACCTTCGTCGTTGTCACGCACGACCAGGAGGAGGCGATGACCATGGCCGACCGCATCGCCGTCATGAGCCATGGCAGGGTCGTGCAGGTGGCGACGCCGGCGGAGATCTATGAAGCTCCGAACTCCCGCTTCGTCGCCGACTTCATCGGTGACGTGAACATTCTCGACGGCAATGTGACGCGTGCAAATGGCGGCACCGTCGAGATCGCTGTCGACAATGGTTTCACCCTGCGCACGGCAACCGGCGAAATGCCCATCGAAGGCAGCCGCGCCGGCTTCGCCATTCGGCCGGAGAAGCTGCGTGTCACGCCGCGCCCGCCGGCCAACGCCTCCGTCAACGCCGCCGAGGGCGAAATCTGGGATATCGCCTATCTCGGCGACATGACGGTCTTCCACGTCAAGCTGAAAAGCGGACAGGTCGTGAAGGCCTCGTCGCTGAATGCGGTGCGCGCCGTGGAGGAACCTTTCGCCTATGATCAGGACGTCTGGGTCTCCTTCGACGAAAATGCCGGCGTGCTGTTGAAGGATTGA
- a CDS encoding polyamine ABC transporter substrate-binding protein: MFARLAATAFAAVSLVTAAQAEDKVVNIYNWSDYIDDSILADFTKETGIKVVYDTFDSNETLETKLLAGKTGYDIVVPTADFMQRQIKAGVFQKLDKSKLPNISNMWDMVMQRISTYDPGNQYAVDYMWGTNGIGYNVDKVKQILGTDDKPTLDVIFDPKVAAKFKDCGIYMLDAPKDVIPTALAYLGLDPNSTKPEDFKKAEALLTSIRPFIRKFHSSEYINALANGDICIAFGYSGDVLQARNRAEEAKNGVHVDYSMPKQAQMWFDVMAIPADAPHVAEAHAFLNYIMKPEVIAKASNFVAYANGNKASQQFVNKEILEDPAVYPTDEIMKHLFTVKPWDPKTQRLATRLWTKVVTGQ, encoded by the coding sequence ATGTTCGCGCGGCTCGCAGCAACGGCTTTCGCAGCCGTTTCGCTGGTGACGGCAGCCCAGGCCGAAGACAAGGTCGTCAATATCTACAACTGGTCGGATTATATCGATGATTCGATCCTGGCCGATTTCACCAAGGAAACCGGCATCAAGGTCGTCTACGACACGTTCGATTCCAACGAGACGCTGGAGACCAAGCTCCTGGCCGGCAAGACCGGCTACGACATCGTCGTGCCGACGGCGGACTTCATGCAGCGCCAGATCAAGGCCGGCGTGTTCCAGAAGCTCGACAAATCGAAGCTGCCGAATATCTCCAACATGTGGGATATGGTGATGCAGCGCATCTCCACTTACGATCCCGGCAACCAATATGCTGTCGACTATATGTGGGGCACCAACGGCATCGGCTACAATGTCGACAAGGTGAAGCAGATCCTCGGCACCGACGACAAGCCGACGCTCGATGTGATCTTCGACCCGAAGGTTGCCGCCAAGTTCAAGGATTGCGGCATCTATATGCTCGATGCGCCGAAGGATGTCATCCCGACGGCGCTGGCCTATCTCGGCCTCGATCCGAACTCGACCAAGCCTGAGGATTTCAAGAAAGCGGAGGCTCTCCTGACGTCGATCCGCCCGTTCATCCGCAAGTTCCACTCGTCCGAATATATCAATGCGCTCGCCAACGGCGATATCTGCATCGCCTTCGGCTATTCCGGCGATGTGCTGCAGGCGCGCAACCGCGCTGAAGAAGCCAAGAACGGCGTGCATGTTGACTATTCGATGCCGAAGCAGGCGCAGATGTGGTTCGATGTCATGGCGATCCCGGCCGATGCGCCGCACGTGGCCGAGGCGCATGCATTCCTGAATTACATCATGAAGCCGGAAGTCATCGCCAAGGCCAGCAACTTCGTCGCCTATGCCAATGGCAACAAGGCTTCGCAGCAATTCGTGAACAAGGAAATCCTCGAGGATCCGGCAGTTTATCCGACCGACGAGATCATGAAGCACCTGTTCACGGTGAAGCCGTGGGATCCGAAAACGCAGCGCCTGGCGACGCGCTTGTGGACCAAGGTCGTGACCGGTCAATAA
- a CDS encoding methyl-accepting chemotaxis protein, translating into MFIDKILSRFKIKTKVLIFVLPFVISISAVGLTGLYASGLLQGRMEISNSVLQSLTGFKNLYGSMDDFLRITNEQQRDKLYQDIKSQQGVLNATLAQLGKDAEGRDNLTDATAKTADTSNVVAKLWTLHEQEVALRKVIDDAQRALISARFNVDYDGQQLEDQMRKDQADATSTLRAADRLLKGGDTLVSVAEDFNKAATPADKVKLLKDRLPDLNKALRAIDLAVPQNQKSVVQSLAGTIKDLTPFTESTDVPTDDTVTSIGRLLSRFRQMSTYTQLTATQMMRQATTTFVQLDARVVQTNSVLQDTRRLESSIYSLQLVLADFNANTNKDNLVRLRQEVSKLGGDMDTLNQSAKSMDFAGDIDKAIRPAIKSMDDAGGKLVDTIAQRITEYASARQQLDQVWGQLTAFAETQKQSAGTERDQANYISILATTLGIILSVAGGIALVLTLQRPIGQITAAMRRIADGMLETAISGEQRHDEIGDMARALGIFKENALSKIRIEEQSDEERAAAEHERHRNDAEKRELDRQIDFAVSELAAGLERLAQGDISSSIETPFIGRLEQLRQDFNSSLSRLQQTLSQVRDNVEMIQSNGSQMAASAEDLSKRTEQQAAALEETAAAVDEITVTVRSSAERAKEADAIVREAKRRADDSSVVVGNAIDAMGRIEDASRQIEQIIGVIDEIAFQTNLLALNAGIEAARAGEAGKGFAVVAMEVRELAQRSAAAAQEIKGLINKSTHEVNSGSQFVQEAGSVLAQISGQIVTISQHVEMIARASHDQASALQGVNSSVNQMDQMTQKNAAMVEETTAASRELATEADELLHLIQQFKIEGGQGVSYMRAEAA; encoded by the coding sequence ATGTTCATTGACAAGATACTGTCCCGTTTCAAGATCAAGACGAAGGTTCTGATCTTCGTTCTGCCTTTCGTCATCAGCATTTCCGCCGTCGGCCTCACCGGGCTCTACGCTTCCGGCCTGCTGCAGGGACGCATGGAAATTTCCAACAGTGTGCTGCAATCGCTGACGGGCTTCAAGAATCTCTACGGTTCGATGGATGACTTCCTGCGCATTACCAACGAACAGCAACGCGACAAGCTCTATCAGGATATCAAATCGCAACAGGGCGTTCTGAACGCGACGCTGGCCCAGCTCGGCAAGGACGCGGAAGGCCGCGACAATCTGACGGATGCGACGGCCAAGACCGCCGACACGTCGAACGTGGTTGCCAAGCTCTGGACGCTGCACGAGCAGGAAGTTGCCCTTCGCAAGGTGATCGACGACGCGCAGAGAGCGCTGATCAGCGCCCGTTTCAATGTCGATTACGATGGCCAGCAGTTGGAAGATCAGATGCGCAAGGATCAGGCTGACGCGACCTCGACCTTGCGCGCCGCCGACCGCCTGCTGAAGGGTGGCGATACGCTCGTCTCCGTTGCCGAAGATTTCAACAAGGCCGCAACGCCTGCCGACAAGGTCAAGCTGCTCAAGGACCGGTTGCCTGACCTCAACAAGGCGCTGCGGGCGATCGATCTCGCCGTGCCGCAGAATCAGAAAAGCGTCGTGCAGTCGCTGGCCGGCACCATCAAGGATCTTACCCCTTTCACCGAAAGCACCGATGTTCCGACGGACGATACCGTCACCTCGATCGGTCGGCTGCTCTCCCGCTTCCGGCAGATGTCGACCTATACGCAGCTCACGGCAACGCAGATGATGCGCCAGGCGACCACGACCTTCGTTCAACTGGACGCCCGTGTCGTCCAGACCAATTCCGTTCTGCAGGACACGCGCCGTCTCGAAAGTTCGATCTATTCGCTGCAGCTCGTGCTTGCCGACTTCAATGCCAATACCAACAAGGACAATCTCGTTCGGCTGCGCCAGGAAGTCTCCAAGCTTGGTGGCGACATGGATACGCTGAACCAGAGTGCCAAGAGCATGGATTTCGCCGGCGATATCGACAAGGCCATCCGTCCGGCCATCAAGTCGATGGATGACGCCGGTGGTAAGCTGGTCGATACGATCGCCCAGCGCATCACCGAATATGCCAGCGCCCGCCAGCAGCTCGATCAGGTCTGGGGGCAGCTCACGGCCTTTGCCGAAACCCAGAAGCAAAGCGCGGGCACCGAGCGCGACCAGGCGAACTACATCTCGATCCTCGCCACAACGCTCGGCATCATCCTCTCGGTCGCCGGCGGCATCGCCCTGGTCCTGACGCTGCAGCGCCCGATCGGTCAGATCACTGCCGCCATGCGCCGCATTGCCGACGGGATGCTGGAAACCGCGATCTCCGGCGAGCAACGCCACGACGAAATCGGCGACATGGCCCGCGCGCTCGGCATCTTCAAGGAAAATGCGCTCTCGAAGATCCGCATCGAAGAGCAGAGTGACGAGGAGCGAGCCGCCGCCGAGCATGAGCGCCACCGCAACGATGCCGAAAAGCGCGAGCTCGACCGCCAGATCGACTTCGCCGTCAGCGAGCTTGCCGCCGGCCTCGAGCGGCTGGCCCAAGGCGATATCTCTTCGAGCATCGAGACGCCCTTCATCGGCCGCCTTGAGCAGCTCCGCCAGGATTTCAACAGCTCGCTGTCGCGCCTGCAGCAGACGCTCAGCCAGGTGCGCGACAACGTCGAGATGATCCAGAGCAATGGCAGCCAGATGGCAGCCTCCGCCGAGGACCTGTCGAAGCGCACCGAACAGCAGGCGGCCGCGTTGGAAGAAACCGCCGCCGCCGTGGATGAGATCACCGTCACCGTTCGCTCGTCCGCCGAGCGCGCCAAGGAAGCGGATGCGATCGTGCGCGAAGCCAAGCGTCGCGCCGACGACAGCTCCGTTGTCGTCGGTAACGCCATTGACGCGATGGGGCGTATCGAAGATGCTTCACGCCAGATCGAGCAGATCATTGGCGTGATCGACGAGATCGCCTTCCAGACCAACCTTCTGGCGTTGAATGCCGGTATCGAAGCTGCCCGCGCCGGCGAGGCCGGCAAGGGCTTTGCCGTCGTCGCCATGGAGGTGCGCGAGCTTGCGCAACGCTCCGCCGCCGCGGCACAGGAGATCAAGGGGCTGATCAACAAATCGACCCACGAGGTCAATTCCGGCTCGCAGTTCGTGCAAGAGGCCGGCTCCGTGCTCGCCCAGATCAGCGGTCAGATCGTCACCATCAGCCAGCATGTGGAAATGATCGCGCGCGCCAGCCACGATCAGGCAAGCGCGCTGCAGGGGGTCAACTCGTCCGTCAACCAGATGGACCAGATGACACAGAAGAATGCCGCCATGGTCGAAGAAACCACCGCCGCCAGCCGCGAACTGGCTACCGAAGCGGACGAGCTGCTCCATCTCATCCAGCAGTTCAAGATCGAGGGCGGGCAGGGCGTGAGCTATATGCGAGCAGAAGCGGCCTGA
- a CDS encoding glutamine synthetase family protein: MAAKKTPLKASLPVSKVATVPPSLRSARGVANWKEAAQWLRARGIEDIECITPDLAGVPRGKMMPTSKFTSNTSLALPSAIYRHTISGEYPEETESFRYEPRDSDLKLVPDLSTLSVVPWESDPTAQVICDIVNSDGEEVSYTPRNVLKRIMGLYRDRGWKPVVAPEIEFYLVAKNDDPDYPLHPPKGRSGRSILGGQGYSIAGINEFDELIDDIYHFSEKQGLEIDTLIHEEGPAQLEINLRHGDPIELADQVFLFKRTIREAAMKHGIYATFMAKPIQSQPGSAMHIHQSVVNIVTGKNVFTNPDGSPSLEFFHFIGGMQRYVPNALAMLAPYVNSYRRLAPNMSCPVNNAWGYDNRTTAFRVPVSDPQARRVENRLPSSDANPYLALAASLASGLLGIMKKVEPTAPTEDSANEGSIDLPRGLLEAIALLEDEPAFEEVLGKDFIDLYVGVKRGEFETFMQVISPWEREFLLLNV; encoded by the coding sequence ATGGCCGCGAAAAAGACCCCGCTGAAAGCTTCCTTGCCGGTCTCGAAAGTCGCAACAGTTCCCCCAAGCTTACGATCGGCCCGTGGGGTGGCAAATTGGAAGGAAGCGGCTCAATGGCTGCGGGCGCGCGGGATCGAAGACATAGAATGCATCACGCCCGACCTTGCGGGCGTGCCGCGAGGCAAGATGATGCCCACCTCGAAATTCACCTCCAATACCTCGCTTGCCCTGCCCTCGGCGATCTATCGTCACACGATTTCCGGCGAGTATCCGGAAGAGACCGAAAGCTTCCGCTACGAGCCGCGCGACAGCGACCTGAAGCTGGTGCCCGATCTTTCGACACTCTCCGTCGTACCTTGGGAAAGCGATCCGACCGCGCAAGTGATCTGCGACATCGTCAATTCCGATGGCGAGGAAGTCTCCTACACACCGCGCAACGTATTGAAGCGCATCATGGGGCTTTATCGCGACCGCGGCTGGAAGCCGGTCGTGGCGCCGGAGATCGAATTCTATCTCGTCGCCAAGAACGACGATCCGGACTATCCGCTGCATCCGCCGAAGGGCCGTTCGGGGCGCTCGATCCTGGGCGGCCAGGGGTATTCGATTGCCGGCATCAACGAATTCGACGAACTGATCGATGACATCTATCATTTCTCGGAGAAGCAGGGCCTGGAGATCGACACGCTGATCCATGAAGAGGGTCCCGCGCAGCTCGAAATCAACCTGCGCCATGGCGATCCGATCGAGCTTGCCGACCAGGTGTTCCTGTTCAAGCGTACCATTCGCGAAGCGGCGATGAAGCACGGCATCTACGCCACCTTCATGGCCAAGCCGATCCAGAGCCAGCCGGGCTCGGCGATGCATATCCATCAGTCGGTGGTCAATATCGTCACCGGCAAGAATGTTTTCACCAATCCGGACGGCAGTCCTTCGCTGGAATTCTTCCACTTCATCGGCGGCATGCAGCGTTACGTGCCGAATGCGCTGGCGATGCTTGCGCCCTACGTGAACTCCTACCGACGCCTGGCGCCGAACATGTCCTGCCCGGTCAATAACGCCTGGGGCTACGACAACCGCACCACGGCCTTCCGGGTGCCGGTCTCCGATCCGCAGGCTCGCCGCGTCGAGAACCGGTTGCCGAGCTCGGACGCCAATCCCTACCTGGCGCTCGCGGCCTCCCTCGCCTCCGGCCTGCTCGGCATCATGAAGAAAGTGGAGCCTACCGCGCCGACCGAGGATTCGGCCAATGAAGGTTCGATCGACCTGCCGCGCGGGCTTCTCGAAGCCATTGCGCTGCTGGAAGACGAACCGGCTTTCGAAGAGGTCCTGGGCAAGGACTTCATCGACCTCTATGTCGGCGTCAAGCGCGGCGAATTCGAAACCTTCATGCAGGTGATCAGCCCCTGGGAGCGGGAATTCCTTCTGCTTAACGTGTGA
- a CDS encoding ABC transporter permease subunit, translating to MRTLGSAIYQRLVIIIPYAWLLIFFLAPFLIVFRISLSTKALSVPPYDPAFNWSDSFSDWWDKLQSMSFDNYTWLAGDPLYFNAYVQSLKISGISTILTLLIAYPIAYGMAQAARSIRPTLLMLVILPFWTSFLIRVYSWMSILSTTGLLNQLLMTLGIIHEPLVILNTNTAVYIGMVYSYLPFMVLPLYSSLEKMDGTLIEAAQDLGCTPIGAFWRVTFPLSVPGVIAGCMLVFIPAVGEFVIPDLLGGSETLMIGKVLWSEFYGNTDWPLASAVATILLLVLVVPIVFFQHMQAKADEKGR from the coding sequence ATGAGGACGCTCGGTTCTGCCATCTATCAGCGCCTCGTCATCATCATTCCCTATGCCTGGCTGCTGATTTTCTTTCTCGCGCCCTTCCTGATCGTCTTCCGCATTTCGCTGTCGACGAAGGCGCTCTCGGTTCCGCCCTATGATCCGGCTTTCAACTGGTCGGACAGTTTCAGCGATTGGTGGGACAAGCTGCAGAGCATGTCCTTCGACAACTACACCTGGCTGGCCGGCGATCCGCTCTATTTCAACGCATATGTGCAGAGCCTGAAGATTTCAGGCATATCGACGATCCTGACGCTGCTCATCGCCTATCCCATCGCCTACGGCATGGCGCAGGCGGCGCGCAGCATTCGCCCAACGCTGTTGATGCTGGTCATCCTGCCGTTCTGGACGAGCTTCCTGATCCGAGTCTATTCATGGATGTCGATCCTGAGCACCACGGGTTTGCTCAATCAACTGCTGATGACACTCGGCATCATTCATGAGCCGCTGGTGATCCTCAATACCAATACGGCTGTTTATATCGGCATGGTCTATTCCTATCTGCCCTTCATGGTGCTGCCGCTCTATTCCTCTCTGGAAAAGATGGACGGCACGCTGATCGAGGCGGCGCAGGACCTTGGCTGCACGCCGATCGGCGCTTTCTGGCGCGTGACCTTCCCCTTGTCGGTCCCCGGCGTCATCGCCGGCTGCATGCTCGTTTTCATCCCCGCGGTCGGCGAATTCGTCATCCCCGATCTGCTTGGCGGCTCCGAAACGCTGATGATCGGCAAGGTGTTGTGGAGCGAGTTCTACGGCAACACCGACTGGCCGCTGGCGTCCGCGGTGGCGACCATTCTGCTGCTCGTGCTGGTGGTGCCCATCGTCTTCTTCCAACATATGCAGGCGAAAGCCGATGAGAAGGGGAGATAA